Part of the Archangium lipolyticum genome, GCACGCGCCTCGCGCAGCTTCAGCTCGATGCCGAAGCTGCGCACCCGGTAGGCCAGCACGGCCAGCGCCACGCCACCGTAGATGAGGGTGACCCAGGGCTCCCAGGGAGAGCGCACCCCCGGGTGCGCGCCGAGCCCCAGCGCGTACCAGAGCACACCCGCCTCCAGGGCGAAGGCGCCGATCAACACGCCGCCCAGCCACAGGCTCGTGGGCGCCAGCACACCGAGCACCAACATCACCAGCCGGTGGCCCGTCATGGGCACCCAGACGAGCCCCGTGCCGGCCATGGCGTGCTCGGCCAGGGCGAAGAGCGGGAGGAAGGGCAGCACCGCGCCCGCGAAGCAGGCCTCGACCGCCCGCGAGGACAGCCGGTGGCGGCGCGAGAGCAACAGCCCCAGCAGCAGCAGCGCCCAGAGCACGTGCAGCACACGCAGCACCGGCAGGAGCCCGCCCTGGAACACCTCGTGGTCGATGAAGACGTAGGCCAGCTCCGTCAGGGCGATCAGCACGCAGCCGACGACGGTGCCTCGCCAGGCCCGGGCGTGCAGCTCCTCCTCCACCACCCCGAGCGCGCTCGACCTAGGCCGTGCCGGTCCCATGGGAAGCGCTCCCCACCAGCTCCAGGAGGACCTTCGATTCGATGGGCTTGGACAACACCTGGACGTGTGTCAGCTCCAGGGCCTCGCGCACCAGCGGATGCGAGCGGGCATGCCCGGTGAGGAAGACCGTCCTGCCGGAGAACCCGTTGTCCTTCAGCCAACGGTACGCATCCAGCCCACTGGGCACTCCGGCGCCGAGGTTGATATCGAGCAGGGCCAGCGTGCACCCGAGCGCCTCGGCGCTCTCGAGCTTCAGCTCCGCCAGGGACCTGGCGCTCACGCACCCGTCCGCGCCGGACAGCGACAGCAGCTCGCACAGGATGGCGCGCAGGTCGTCATCGTCCTCCAGTACGAGTACCCGAAGCATCCGCGCTCCACCGTCTGCAACGTGATTGCATTTGACTCCGGGTTGAGCCAATTTCGTACCCCGCGTTCCACCGGGCCTTCTCCCGTGGTGACAGGAGCCGCCACGCCGCCTCCCAGAATGCCAGACAGTCCAGCAGCAATCGAGCAAGTCAGGTGCAACTTTCCCAGAGTTGGGTTATTCGAGATGACGATGGCCGCCAGGAAGAACGCCCCCCAGCCCAAGCTCGCCGACTATCAGGAGCGCCTCCGCACCGCGGGGCTGCGCAGCACCTCTCCCCGGGTGGCGGTACTCCGGGAGCTGGAGTCCGCCACCGCGCCGCTGAGCCACGCCGACCTCGTGGAGTCGCTGGGCGACGAGGGCTATGACCGTGTCACCATCTACCGCAACCTCACCGACCTGACCGAGGCCGGCCTGGTGGTGCGCGCGGACCTGGGGGACCACGTCTGGCGCTTCGAGCTCAAGCGTGAGGAGAAGTCGCACCAGGGCACGCACCCGCACTTCACCTGCACCGACTGCGGCACGGTGACGTGCCTGCCCTCGGAGGCCGTCCGCATCTCCACCGCCAAGGGAGCACCCAAGGCAGTGGCCGCCCGCTCGGTGGACATCCAGCTGCGCGGACTGTGTGACCACTGCACCTAGAGCGTCCCCTCGTCCCCGTCCAGCCCCGCTCCCCCCGCCCGCCTGCTCCGCGGCCGGAGCCTCGTGCCCTGGCACCGTGGGGTTGGCTCCAGCCCCTCCGGGTACCACCGTTTTGCGGCGGTATCCGACATGGACAACCAAGGAGGGGTCGTCATGAAGAAGCTACTGGCCGCACTGGCCTTCACCCTGGGCACCGCCGCCTTCGCGCAGGCGGACACCCAGCAGAACACCCAGGCCCAGCAGGAGCAGAAGAGCAACGAGGGCCGCAAGCTCAGCACCGGCATCGAGGCCACCGAGGTCCTCCCGGGCACCAGCGGCGCCCAGGCCAACAAGGGCACCCAGGAGCTCACCCAGGATCAGCAGAAGGCCTTGATGAACAAGGCACATGCCTTCAACGTCAACGGGACCCTCAAGGACGCGGAGAGGGACGAGGTCACCCTGTCGCGCCAGAACCTGAACCTGCCGGACGTGGAGCTGGACGTGAGGGACCAGACCCAGGTGATGCTGGACGGCAAGAAGGTCGCCGTGGGTGACATCCCCGAGGGAGCCCAGGTGCGCGCCCGCTTCCAGATGCACGGCGACAACGCGGTCGCCCTGGAGCTCAACGCCACCAGCCCCAAGGGCGTCAAGAAGGGCGCCAAGATGGACAAGGGCACGACCCAGCCGGCGCCCATGCCCACCGAGAACCAGTAGGCCGTCCACGACGGACGCGGAGCGGGCCCGTTTCCCTCACCGGGGAGCGGGCTCTTCTCTTTCCGCAGACCCGCCCGTCCCTCCTCCAGACCGCCGGAACCCCTGGAAAAAACCCGGAATTTTTCGAGGATTCCCATCATTTTACCTTCCGCCCGCTGACACCGGCTGGTGAGCGGACGGGCTGGCGGTGAGTGCCGCCCTCGTCTCATGTGGCCGGTGTCCTTTACAATTCGAGCCGTCCGACAGACGGAAGGAACCGCATGCGCCTGAGACTTGCCCGCCGCTCCGCCGCCACCCAGACCGCGAAGGCGGTCTCCGTTCACGCCCAGGGGCAGCACCGCAACCTCATGAGGCGCAACGAGCTGAGGGCCGTGAGTCCGGATCCGCTGCGGCCCGAGGCCCGCCTGCGCTGGCGCGACCACTTCACCCTGTCGGAGAACCTGCTGCACGTGCCGGGAATGCACTCGGAGCATGACGGGCTGCGCATCGCGCACCTGTCGGACATCCACGTGGGCCAGGCCACGTCCGCGGTGCGCATCCGCCGCGCGGTGGCCGAGGTGAACGCGAGCAACCCGGACCTCGTCTTCCTCACGGGCGACTACGTCACCCACAGCCCCAAGCCCCTGCCGCGCGTCATCGAGCTGCTGGCCGGCTTCACCAGCCCCGTCTTCGTGGTGCTGGGCAACCATGACCACTGGGTGGACGCCCACTACCTGCGCACCGGCTTCGAGCGCCTGGGCTACACGGTGCTGCAGAACGAGCACCGGGTGGTGCACGTGCGCGGGGCGCCGGTCACCATCCTGGGCATCGACGATGGGCGCACGGGCCGCGACGACGTGGAGGCCACCTTCCGGGGCGCTCCCGACTCCGGCACGCGCCTGGTGCTCACCCACGCGCCGCCCACCGTCGAGAAGCTGCCCCCGGACGCCAACCTGGTGCAGTTCTCCGGGCACACGCACGGCGGCCAGTTCGTGGTGCGCGGCCTCACGGAGGCCATCTTCCGCCGCGCGGGGCAGCCCTACATCCAGGGCCACTACCATGTGCGGGGCAACCAGCTCTACGTGAACATGGGACTGGGCTTCGGCTTCGGTGGGCCGTACCTGCGGCGAGGCACCTACCCGGAGGTGGCCTTCTTCACCCTGCGGCCCGTCGAGTCGGCCGTCACCCACTGAGCGCCCACCGCCGCCCTCCCTCTCCCTCTGGGAGAGGGCTGGGGTGAGGGTCTACGCCGGGCCCCCTCACGATTGAGGCTGGGGCCGCAGCCCTCCGGGCGGGCGATTCACACGCCGCTCCTCCAGGATCCTCGAGCGGGCCCGCACGCTGTAGGGCCCCGGTCCGAAGTACGCGAGCAGCAGCGCGCCACCGGCCATGGAGATGTTCTTCCAGAAGTGGATCATCTGCATCGCGGCCTGCTCGGGTGGCAGCCCCCAGAAGCGGTGCATCGTGAGCGCCGCGAGCACCAGGAAGGCGGCGATGGCCGCCGCGGCGATGCGGGCGAAGACCCCCAGCAGGATGCACACCCCGCCCACGACCAGCACCACGCCCGAGCCGTAGATGGCCAGCGCCGGGAGCGGCAGACCCGCGCTCCGCGCGTAGCCGATCATGGTCTCGGCGTTGGTGAAGTGGTTGAAGCCGCTGAAGATGAAGATGGCCGAGAAGAGCAGCCGGCCGATGGGAGCCAGGGCATCCATGACGTCCTCCCTTCCCCCGGGCGGAGGGTGGCGCCCGGGGAGGCGAGGGGCTCCGGGCCATTGGCCTGAAGTCCCAGGTGAAGGTAGGCCCCGCGCCAGGGGCCGGCACCCGGCCAGGGCCCGTGAGGCTCCTGGGCTCCCGGGTGGGAAGACCCTCACCCCAGCCCTCTCCCAGAGGGAGAGGGAGCGTCAGGCGATGTGCGCCTCGATCGGACGCGTTCCCCTCTGGGACTGGCGTGCGTCCCGGGGCAGGCGGACCGTGAACGTCGTCCCCTCCTCCTGCGTGGAGCGCACCCGCACCTCGCCCCCGTGCGCCTCCACCAGCTCCCTCACGATGAACAGACCCAGCCCCAGTCCATTGCTCCTCCGCCCCGTTCCCACCTGACGGAAGGGGTCGAACAGCGTGGCCAGCTGGTGGCTGGGAATCGGCGTCCCCGCGTTGGAGATCTCCAGCACCTGAGTGTCCGTCTCCTCCCAGCACCGCACGTGGATGGGTCCCTCGCTCGCGCCGTGCTCCAGCGCGTTGCCCACCAGGTTGCTCACCACCTGCGCCAGCCGATCCGGATCCCACACCCCCTCGCCCTCCCCCCGCGCCTCGAAGACGAGCTCCCTCCCCGGGTGCGCCACCGTCAGCTCCTCCATCACCTGCTGGCACAACGTGGGCAGGCGCGTGGGCGCCAGGTTCAGCGGAATCCCTCCCGACAGCCGCGCCCGCGTCAGGTCGAGGATGTCGGCGATCATCTTCCCCATGCGCTCCGCGCTCGCCTCGATGCGCTGCGCCAGTTGCTGCTGGGCCGGCGGCAACGGACCGCGCCGCCGCAGCGCCCGCGCCGACAGCGAGATGGCGTTGAGCGGGTTGCGCAGGTCATGTCCGAGAATGCCGATGAAGCGCTCGCGGAACCGCGCCTCCTCCTGCATCCGCTCCACCGCCCGCTTGCGCTCGGTGATGTCCATCATCGAGCCGATCATCCGCACCGCGCCCCCCTTGCCACCCCGGGCCACCAGCCCCCGGTCCAACACGTGCACGTAGGTGCCGTCCTTGCGCCGGAAGCGGTACTCGGCCGTCCACGACTCCCCGCCCGACTCCACCGTGTGTCTCAACCCCTCCACCACCAGCTTCCGGTCATCGGGGTGGACCTGCTCCTCCCACCAGGAGATGCCGCCCATCTCCTCCGGGAGGTAGCCCAGGACGGCGTGGCACGCCTCGCCCCAATGCAGGTGGTCGCCGGCGGTGTTCCAGTCCCAGAGCACGTCGTTGGTGGCCCAGGACGCCAGGCGGTAGCGCTCCTCGGCCTCGCGCAGCGCCGCCTGCGCCTGCTCACGCTCGGTGCAATCCAACACCACGCCCAGCATCCGCGTGGTCCGGCCACGCTCGTGGAACGTCTGCCCCACCGCCTCGTAGCAGCGCACCGTGCCGTCCGCCCACTGCCCGCGGAACTGGAAGGTGTAGGGCCCCTCCGCGCGCATCCCCTGCAGGAGCGCCTCGGCCACCCGCTTGCGCTCGTCCGGGTGCACGCAGCTCAGGAAGCTCTCCGGCGTGCCCCGCGGCACTCCCTCCGGTTGCCCGAAGAAGGCCGACGCGTTGGGAGACCAGGTCAGGGTGCGCGGCCCCGCCGACCACTCCCACGTCACCATCCGCGCCGTCTCCAGCGCCAGCCGCAGGTGCTCCTCGCGCGCCCGCACCGCCTGCTGCCGCTCCAGCTCCTCCCGGAACGCGCGCCGCTCCACCCGGGCCTCGGTGATGTCGATGAGCCACAGGGCGAAGCCCTCCCCGTGCTTCACCGCCTTCGCCTGGAACCAGCGCTCCTCCAGGCCCGTCCCCAGGTGCGCCTCGAAGGAGAGGGTCGTGCCCGCCTCCACCACCTGGCGCAGGGCGTCCCACTCCGGCAGGCCCTCCACCACACCGCCCCACGAGGACAGCGCGCGGCCCAGGCCCAGCCCGTTCACGAGCGCCTCGGCCGCCGGATTGAGGGCCGTCCACTGGAAGTCGCGCGGCGCTCCCGCGCCTTCTCGGACGGGCTCGAAGAGCACGCACGGAATGGGCGACTCGACATGAAGCCTCCATGCGAGCTCGGGCCCTGGAACCCACGATGAAGCCATGCCATCCCCCCGCGCACCTCGACCCCCGGACGAGACGAGAAGCCGGGGGATGCAGATGCGACACGGAGTATGCCACGGCCCGCCAGTTGCCAGCCATGACCCCCGGACCCATGCCCCGGGGAACGACACGAGTGCCCGATTCCAGACCGGCGCCAGCCTGGCCCGTTCAGTACCTCGCCTTGAGCCCGACGATGGGCAGCGCGATGGGCAGACCCGTGGGCTTCTTCTGCAGCGACAGGCCGTAGCCACCCACGTAGTCGAAGGCGACCACCTCCTGGCTGAGGGTCACGTTGAGCATGTCCAGGTAGGCCTCGAGCGAGAAGGTGTCGTAGACCCAGGCCTTGGACACCCGCAGGTCGAAGCGGAGGAAGGGCGGCAGCCGGTCCACCTTGTCCTGGTCCACCCGCACCCACCGGGGCATGCCATCGACGCCCGTGCCCTCCACCTGCGTGCGGCTGGTGAGGTTGCCCGACTCCGGACGCCCGGAGTTGAAGTGCAGCACCCCGCCCAGGGTGATGTTGTTGGCGAACTTGTAGTTGAGCACCAGGTTGGCCACGTGCGTCTGGTCGAAGACGTAGGGCAGGTCCGCCTCGGCCCGGCCCACCGGCTGGTCGTGCGCGTCGTAGCGGATGAAGCTCACGCGCCGCGTGCTGCGCTGCAGCGAGTAGGACAGCCAGCCGAACCAGTTGCCTCCCAGCGGGCGGCGGATGAGCAGCTCCAGTCCGTACGACAGGCCCCGGCTGCTCATGTTTCCCAGATCGATGCCCTCGAAGGGATCCGTGGGCACCTCCACCTGCATCCCCCGCACGAGGCGCCGGCCACCCGTCCCGGGCTGGGGCACCGGAGGTCTATCCCCGCCCGGCGGCTCCACGGGCGGGGGCGGCGGAACGAAGGGATCGTCCTCACTGTTGAAGGGCGTGAGCTCCACCGTGCGCAGCATCGGGTTGACGTAGCCCTCCAGGCTCACGTCGAAGCCCAGCAGGTTCTTGTACTCCACGCCCGCGGACACCTGCACCGCCTGCTGCAGCCCCTGGTCCAGCGCCGCGATGTCGATGATGGGCAGGCTGATGAGCGTGGTGGGCGCCTGGTGGTAGAGGCCCACTCCGCCCTTGAGGGTGAGCTGCTCGCTCATCTTCCGGCGCACGGCGATGCGCGGCTCCGCCACGAACGCGTTGGGGCCTCCGGACAGGTGGTAGTTGTCCAGGCGCAACCCCGGCACCACCGACCACGGCCCCGCCTCCCACTGCACCTCCGCCCACAGCCCGCTGAAGGTGGCGATCGCCAGCGGCATGTCGAGCTCCATTTCATCGAACGGGGCCTCCGGCGACGGGCGGCTGCGCTGCTGGATTTTCACCAGCGCTCGCTTGTGGTCCACGTCCAGGCCGGAGCGCAGCGAGAGGCCCTCGCCGAGCTTCCTCTGGTAGCCCAGCCGCGCGGTGGCATTGCGCTGGTCGATGTTGAAGGTGCCTCCACCACTCGAGCCGCTCTCACTCGCGATGGAGAGCCGGTCCAGCCCCACGTTGACGCCCGCCTCCAGCTCGCCACCGCCCACCGGGTGGCGATAGCGCAGGTCCACGCGGTGGAAGAGGACGGACTGCAGCGCGGTGGTGGCATCCTCATCCGTCGCCCTCACGCCGAAGGTGTCCGAGGAGCCGAAGGCGAAGAGGCGCAGCCGGCCCGGCCCCACCTTCTGCTCGACGCGGGCCTGATAGTCATAGAAGTCCAGCACCAGCTTCGAGTCATCGGAGCCGGTCACGTTGAGGGCGTTGGCCCCCAGGGCGATCAGCCACGGCGTGTACGAGATGCGGCCCGCGAGCGAGACGTTGGTGCCGGTGGACTGGAAGGGGTACTCGACGAAGAGGCCCGCGTTGATGAAGTCCGCGTAGGCGCTGCCGTGGAAGCGGTCATCGCGCGGGGTGGTGAGCTTGCCCTCCACCGCGCCGCCCATGAGGCGCCCGTACTGGGTGGGAGGGTTGCCCGCGTAGAAGTCGATGGTGTCGATGAAGTCCGGGTGGACGACGGCGGGCCCCAGGAACAGGTGGAAGAGGATGGGGACGCGGATGCCGTCCAGGAAGTAGCCGGTGGCGGCCGGCTGGCTGCCGCGCACCACCGGGTACGAGACGCCCGAGAGCATGCTGCCCACGCCCGGCATCAACATCACCACGCGGAATGGATCTCCCATGGTGCCGGGAATCTCGCGCAGCTCCGCGTCGCGCAGCGTGACGCGCGACACCTCGGTGCGCTCGCGGTCTCCCCGCACCACCGTCTCGTAGGGGTTCACCACGAGCGGCTCCAGGCCATACACCACCTC contains:
- a CDS encoding response regulator, which encodes MLRVLVLEDDDDLRAILCELLSLSGADGCVSARSLAELKLESAEALGCTLALLDINLGAGVPSGLDAYRWLKDNGFSGRTVFLTGHARSHPLVREALELTHVQVLSKPIESKVLLELVGSASHGTGTA
- a CDS encoding Fur family transcriptional regulator, with amino-acid sequence MAARKNAPQPKLADYQERLRTAGLRSTSPRVAVLRELESATAPLSHADLVESLGDEGYDRVTIYRNLTDLTEAGLVVRADLGDHVWRFELKREEKSHQGTHPHFTCTDCGTVTCLPSEAVRISTAKGAPKAVAARSVDIQLRGLCDHCT
- a CDS encoding metallophosphoesterase, with the translated sequence MRLRLARRSAATQTAKAVSVHAQGQHRNLMRRNELRAVSPDPLRPEARLRWRDHFTLSENLLHVPGMHSEHDGLRIAHLSDIHVGQATSAVRIRRAVAEVNASNPDLVFLTGDYVTHSPKPLPRVIELLAGFTSPVFVVLGNHDHWVDAHYLRTGFERLGYTVLQNEHRVVHVRGAPVTILGIDDGRTGRDDVEATFRGAPDSGTRLVLTHAPPTVEKLPPDANLVQFSGHTHGGQFVVRGLTEAIFRRAGQPYIQGHYHVRGNQLYVNMGLGFGFGGPYLRRGTYPEVAFFTLRPVESAVTH
- a CDS encoding DoxX family protein produces the protein MDALAPIGRLLFSAIFIFSGFNHFTNAETMIGYARSAGLPLPALAIYGSGVVLVVGGVCILLGVFARIAAAAIAAFLVLAALTMHRFWGLPPEQAAMQMIHFWKNISMAGGALLLAYFGPGPYSVRARSRILEERRVNRPPGGLRPQPQS
- a CDS encoding sensor histidine kinase produces the protein MASSWVPGPELAWRLHVESPIPCVLFEPVREGAGAPRDFQWTALNPAAEALVNGLGLGRALSSWGGVVEGLPEWDALRQVVEAGTTLSFEAHLGTGLEERWFQAKAVKHGEGFALWLIDITEARVERRAFREELERQQAVRAREEHLRLALETARMVTWEWSAGPRTLTWSPNASAFFGQPEGVPRGTPESFLSCVHPDERKRVAEALLQGMRAEGPYTFQFRGQWADGTVRCYEAVGQTFHERGRTTRMLGVVLDCTEREQAQAALREAEERYRLASWATNDVLWDWNTAGDHLHWGEACHAVLGYLPEEMGGISWWEEQVHPDDRKLVVEGLRHTVESGGESWTAEYRFRRKDGTYVHVLDRGLVARGGKGGAVRMIGSMMDITERKRAVERMQEEARFRERFIGILGHDLRNPLNAISLSARALRRRGPLPPAQQQLAQRIEASAERMGKMIADILDLTRARLSGGIPLNLAPTRLPTLCQQVMEELTVAHPGRELVFEARGEGEGVWDPDRLAQVVSNLVGNALEHGASEGPIHVRCWEETDTQVLEISNAGTPIPSHQLATLFDPFRQVGTGRRSNGLGLGLFIVRELVEAHGGEVRVRSTQEEGTTFTVRLPRDARQSQRGTRPIEAHIA
- a CDS encoding TonB family protein produces the protein MSTWWGPCQALGLVLAGLLAFDVSAQPVTTIPHLDGVPRAEAPDAGPVQAEVDVQRTDGGFALEGAGDASDAGTGPRFEPPALMADSPARYPEALAAQPVAGTVQLELLVDEQGEVAEARLVRGLHPLLDDAALHAASGLRFTPAKVEGTPVQVRLNFEYRFEAPQPVAGSGAAQAQPPVTLRGLVRTKGNRRPVAGATLVSFAARDVAVETGPDGRFEARLPPGKQWVRVTAPGHKPDDFYEDVRAGETLEVVYGLEPLVVNPYETVVRGDRERTEVSRVTLRDAELREIPGTMGDPFRVVMLMPGVGSMLSGVSYPVVRGSQPAATGYFLDGIRVPILFHLFLGPAVVHPDFIDTIDFYAGNPPTQYGRLMGGAVEGKLTTPRDDRFHGSAYADFINAGLFVEYPFQSTGTNVSLAGRISYTPWLIALGANALNVTGSDDSKLVLDFYDYQARVEQKVGPGRLRLFAFGSSDTFGVRATDEDATTALQSVLFHRVDLRYRHPVGGGELEAGVNVGLDRLSIASESGSSGGGTFNIDQRNATARLGYQRKLGEGLSLRSGLDVDHKRALVKIQQRSRPSPEAPFDEMELDMPLAIATFSGLWAEVQWEAGPWSVVPGLRLDNYHLSGGPNAFVAEPRIAVRRKMSEQLTLKGGVGLYHQAPTTLISLPIIDIAALDQGLQQAVQVSAGVEYKNLLGFDVSLEGYVNPMLRTVELTPFNSEDDPFVPPPPPVEPPGGDRPPVPQPGTGGRRLVRGMQVEVPTDPFEGIDLGNMSSRGLSYGLELLIRRPLGGNWFGWLSYSLQRSTRRVSFIRYDAHDQPVGRAEADLPYVFDQTHVANLVLNYKFANNITLGGVLHFNSGRPESGNLTSRTQVEGTGVDGMPRWVRVDQDKVDRLPPFLRFDLRVSKAWVYDTFSLEAYLDMLNVTLSQEVVAFDYVGGYGLSLQKKPTGLPIALPIVGLKARY